Proteins encoded together in one Benincasa hispida cultivar B227 chromosome 1, ASM972705v1, whole genome shotgun sequence window:
- the LOC120090354 gene encoding cold shock domain-containing protein 3-like translates to MKSEAKRNFDFDLEEDNDEDFLSAVAAAEAVALASKRRKIPNHIIDPPKNAVAEVSDKIPLNAEAEGIYIAALKGNPILLSQISGWKVNSGNKGSISANTTAQSEGGGSCFKCGKLGHWARDCDAPGGGGSFSASGNDASVAEKACPCGLGVCSILTANTERNRGRKFYKCPVRQENGGCGFFEWCDSVPVMMNYGSQNRASSSSFSDIQCPCGAGSCIILTAKTGENVGQQFYRCPSYQATCGFFQWCKEPSMATKNQVSASKVYSNTSDASKSVAVTVRTGSSSSCYKCGGEGHWARDCSQSLASPNPPEFGRSQSSSLGTCFKCGKPGHWARDCANR, encoded by the exons ATGAAATCCGAAGCTAAGAGGAATTTTGATTTCGATCTCGAAGAAGACAACGATGAAGATTTCCTTTCAGCGGTGGCCGCAGCTGAAGCTGTTGCCCTAGCTAGTAAACGCAGGAAAATCCCCAATCATATCATCGATCCCCCCAAAAATGCTGTCGCGGAGGTTTCGGACAAAATTCCCCTCAATGCAGAAGCAGAAGGGATCTACATCGCCGCTTTGAAAGGAAACCCTATTCTCCTCTCTCAAATTTCTGGTTGGAAAGTCAATTCTGGCAACAAAGGATCCATTTCTGCAAATACTACTGCTCAATCGGAAGGTGGTGGTTCGTGTTTCAAATGCGGGAAATTAGGGCATTGGGCTAGAGATTGTGATGCTCCTGGAGGTGGAGGATCTTTCAGCGCTTCTGGAAATGATGCTTCTGTTGCGGAGAAAGCATGCCCCTGCGGATTGGGAGTCTGTTCAATACTAACTGCGAATACAGAGAGGAATCGCGGTCGAAAATTCTACAAATGTCCCGTCCGGCAG GAAAATGGTGGCTGCGGATTCTTTGAGTGGTGTGACAGTGTCCCTGTAATGATGAATTATGGAAGCCAAAATCGTGCATCAAGCTCATCATTTTCAGATATTCAGTGCCCCTGTGGTGCTGGTTCTTGCATAATTCTGACAGCCAAAACAGGGGAAAATGTTGGGCAGCAATTCTATCGTTGTCCGTCATACCAG GCGACCTGCGGGTTTTTCCAGTGGTGCAAGGAGCCTTCCATGGCAACCAAGAATCAAGTGAGTGCTTCTAAGGTCTACAGTAACACAAGCGACGCGAGCAAAAGCGTTGCTGTGACTGTGAGAACTGGTTCTTCCAGTTCCTGTTATAAATGTGGGGGTGAAGGGCATTGGGCTAGAGACTGCTCACAATCGCTCGCATCACCAAATCCTCCTGAGTTTGGCAGAAGTCAATCTTCTTCACTGGGAACCTGTTTCAAATGTGGTAAGCCTGGTCATTGGGCAAGGGACTGCGCTAATCGTTAA